The following are from one region of the Silene latifolia isolate original U9 population chromosome 9, ASM4854445v1, whole genome shotgun sequence genome:
- the LOC141601220 gene encoding uncharacterized protein LOC141601220 → MPLYMSGYIRGQKVKRILIDGGSGVNLMPKATMNELGITMDKLSSSRTMIHGFNLNGERAVGMIRVHLTMGDLSFDTLFHVMDGKTSFKLLLERPWKHENGVVASTLHQCLKYYRGGERKIDEDAKSFSKADSFFADAKFFEENGKGGKREKNIIKEDIAASPAKENDVKKDVDKSRRKDGESPFAECLTLKTEPKDKKSSQVIKQEWLAKIIAPLPSLSQTKIVKPPPTAFVCSSCQSSSEENKGLFDSNDYKLLAKARYDFTNPTPLGKVIEVEPYGFSKAQHELFKQDGSFMVTKAGLGYESPAPVKIGARIKGATTSSQHITVEEVEKNEEEEEENRHSSSVFDRISPPVGKSRPSIFTRLGRPSAPIQHTSVFARLGNQVFSRLGASKNNSGEGRPLSASATQNEEEVRVNDDLRSAIPSQMKRMQVVDIIQHEPLKARRRVLVLTGHPQNVEEPMPSSSHPCEAKKPKDLDGATSSYHITVEEILDENKEVEADEAPETLEDGGQSTVDELKELNLGTNEDPRPIYVVHRLAIKKGISPKKQPQRRFRPELVPEIEKEVNKLIEADFIREVKYSTWIANIVPVTKKNGQLRICVDFRDLNDACPKDDFPLPVTELIIDATTGHETLSFMDCTAGYNQIHMAPKDKKATGKPLVLYIAAQERSLGAMCAQEIEDRKERALYYLSRTFVGAELNYSPIEKICLALVFAIQKLRHYMQAYTIHVVSKAEPIKYILSRPVLSGRLAKWAVLLKQYDLVFVSQKAVKGQTIADFFADHPVPAEWEISDDLPGEEMFYVDVLHPWQMYFDGATRKDGAGAGVIFVTPQNHLMPYSFSPTQLCSNNMVEYQALILGLQMAIEIGVRDMDIYGDSELVVNQVLGEYEVKKEDLIPYHQQALQLPNQFDDIHVGHVPRSANMLADALANLAATLALGAEESMQVPVCNRWAVSVPEEEENVDATNMICVNTADEDDWRQPIIDFLDHKKLPDDPRHKVEIRRRAPKFIHYKGTFYRRSFSGQWLRCLSKDEAAEAMHEAHSGICGARQSGPKLHDRVKRMGYYWPTMVQDCMDFAKKCEPCQFYVNFIHQPPEPLHPTVF, encoded by the exons ATGCCACTTTATATGTCTGGGTACATCCGAGGGCAAAAGGTCAAGCGCATCTTAATAGATGGAGGCTCAGGTGTCAATCTCATGCCAAAAGCTACCATGAACGAATTAGGGATCACGATGGATAAACTCTCCAGTAGTCGAACAatgattcatggtttcaacttgaatgggGAGCGCGCAGTTGGCATGATCCGCGTGCACCTTACTATGGGTGATCTTTCTTTCGACACATTGTTCCATGTCATGGATGGCAAGACATCGTTCAAACTATTGTTGGAACGACCTTGGAAGCACGAGAACGGAGTTGTCGCCTCGACCCTCCATCAATGCTTGAAATATTATCGTGGTGGCGAAAGGAAAATAGACGAAGACGCCAAATCCTTCTCCAAGGCCGACTCTTTCTTCGCTGATGCAAAATTCTTTGAAGAGAATG GAAAAGGAGGTAAGCGGGAAAAGAACATCATCAAAGAAGATATAGCCGCAAGTCCTGCTAAAGAAAATGATGTTAAGAAAGATGTAGACAAG TCTCGCCGCAAAGATGGAGAGAGTCCTTTTGCAGAGTGTCTAACGCTAAAGACAGAGCCTAAGGACAAAAAGTCAAGTCAGGTGATCAAGCAGGAATGGTTGGCCAAAATCATTGCACCTCTGCCAAGTTTATCTCAAACGAAGATTGTGAAACCTCCTCCAACTGCTTTCGTCTGTTCATCTTGTCAATCGTCAAGTGAGGAAAACAAAGGACTATTTGATTCCAATGATTACAAGCTACTGGCAAAGGCTAGATATGACTTTACAAATCCGACTCCTCTCGGAAAGGTTATAGAAGTCGAGCCTTACGGTTTTAGTAAAGCACAACATGAACTGTTCAAGCAAGATGGGAGCTTCATGGTGACCAaggccgggctcggatatgagtCTCCTGCACCTGTGAAGATTGGTGCTCGTATAAAAGGGGCTACTACATCTTCTCAACACATCACAGTGGAAGAGGtcgaaaaaaatgaagaagaagaagaagaaaataggCATTCATCTTCAGTCTTTGATCGAATAAGTCCACCTGTAGGAAAGTCTCGTCCTTCTATATTTACAAGGCTGGGAAGGCCAAGTGCTCCAATCCAACACACTTCTGTTTTCGCTAGGCTTGGCAATCAAG TCTTCAGTCGACTAGGGGCTTCCAAGAATAATAGTGGTGAGGGTCGTCCTCTCTCAGCTTCTGCAacacaaaatgaagaagaagtaagAGTAAACGATGACTTGAGAAGCGCAATACCATCTCAAATGAAGCGAATGCAAGTAGTGGATATCATCCAGCATGAGCCACTCAAAGCAAGAAGACGCGTACTAGTCCTCACTGGTCATCCACAAAATGTTGAAGAGCCTATGCCTTCATCTTCACACCCCTGTGAGGCGAAGAAACCAAAAGACTTAGACGGTGCAACGTCGTCGTATCACATCACAGTAGAAGAGATACTTGACGAGAACAAAGAAGTTGAGGCCGACGAGGCCCCTGAAACACTTGAAGATGGGGGGCAATCGACTGTAGATGAACTTAAGGAACTCAACTTGGGAACTAATGAAGATCCTCGCCCCATTTATGTTG TTCATCGTCTAGCAATCAAGAAGGGCATTAGTCCCAAAAAGCAGCCTCAACGTCGTTTTAGGCCGGAACTTGTACCTGAAATAGAAAAGGAAGTCAACAAACTCATAGAAGCAGATTTCATTCGCGAAGTCAAATATTCTACCTGGATAGCAAACATTGTCCCAGTGACAAAGAAGAATGGACAATTGCGCATATGTGTCGACTTCAGAGACCTTAATGATGCATGccctaaggatgacttccctttgccagtcACAGAGTTGATAATTGACGCAACCACTGGTCACGAAACACTCTCCTTCATGGATTGTACTGCTGGATATAATCAAATACATATGGCACCTAAAGATAAAAAAGCAACAG GAAAGCCACTTGTCCTCTACATCGCAGCACAAGAACGCTCACTGGGGGCAATGTgtgctcaagaaattgaagaccgcAAGGAAAGAGCACTCTACTACTTGAGTCGTACCTTTGTGGGAGCTGAATTAAATTACTCTCCCATAGAGAAGATATGTCTTGCATTGGTGTTTGCCATCCAAAAGTTGAGGCATTACATGCAGGCATATACTATACATGTGGTCTCGAAGGCTGAAccaatcaagtacatactctcaagACCAGTGTTATCTGGAAGACTTGCGAAATGGGCAGTGTTACTTAAGCAGTACGACTTGGTGTTCGTGTCTCAAAAGGCTGTGAAAGGTCAAACTATCGCCGACTTCTTTGCTGATCATCCAGTACCAGCAGAGTGGGAAATTTCAGATGACCTTCCAGGAGAAGAAATGTTCTACGTGGACGTTCTACATCCATGGCAGATGTACTTTGACGGTGCTACAAGAAAAGACGGAGCTGGAGCCGGAGTCATATttgtaactccacaaaatcatctcATGCCATACTCCTTTTCGCCCACTCAGTTGTGCTCAAATAATATGGTAGAATACCAAGCTCTCATACTCGGCCTGCAAATGGCGATCGAAATAGGCGTCAGGGATATGGACATCTACGGAGACTCAGAGTTGGTGGTCAACCAAGTCCTTGGTGAATATGAAGTGAAAAAGGAAGACTTGATCCCTTACCATCAACAGGCATTACAACTGCCAAACCAATTTGATGACATCCACGTTGGTCATGTACCGAGGAGTGCCAATATGTTGGCTGACGCGCTTGCTAATCTTGCAGCCACTTTGGCACTGGGGGCAGAAGAGTCTATGCAGGTCCCAGTCTGCAACCGTTGGGCAGTATCAGTGCCTGAAGAAGAAGAAAACGTAGATGCAACTAATATGATCTGTGTCAACACAGCTGATGAAGATGACTGGCGTCAACCTATCATTGATTTCTTGGACCACAAAAAACTACCTGATGATCCTCGACACAAGGTAGAGATACGTCGACGTGCTCCAAAGTTCATTCACTATAAAGGGACATTCTACAGACGTTCTTTCTCAGGCCAATGGTTGAGGTGTCTAAGCAAAGACGAAGCTGCTGAAGCAATGCATGAAGCTCACTCTGGCATTTGTGGTGCTCGTCAATCTGGGCCTAAACTACATGATCGTGTAAAAAGAATGGGATATTATTGGCCGACCATGGTGCAAGATTGCATGGACTTCGCAAAAAAGTGTGAACCTTGCCAGTTCTACGTAAACTTCATACACCAACCGCCAGAGCCATTGCACCCCACTGTTTTTTAA
- the LOC141601221 gene encoding uncharacterized protein LOC141601221, whose translation MYSASANSFAEAFNKTLCNLLRKVVAKSKRDWHERIGDALWAYRTTYKTPTQATPYSLVYGVEAVLSLELQIPSLRIAIQEGLTDDENDKLRLAELEALDKIRLEAQQKL comes from the coding sequence ATGTACAGTGCTTCTGCAAATAGTTTTGCTGAAGCCTTCaataaaaccctttgcaacttgTTGAGAAAAGTAGTAGCAAAGTCAAAGCGAGATTGGCATGAAAGGATTGGTGACGCATTGTGGGCGTATCGTACCacatacaaaacacctactcaGGCAACTCCGTATTCGTTGGTGTATGGAGTAGAGGCCGTGTTGTCATTAGAGCTACAGATCCCTTCCTTGCGCATCGCTATTCAAGAAGGACTCACAGATGACGAAAATGACAAATTGCGATTAGCAGAGTTGGAGGCTCTCGATAAAATACGATTAGAGGCTCAACAAAAGCTCTAG